The DNA sequence CAATAAATAATTTGGAGGCATTGTAGCGAGTGGTTATGATTTCGGCAATTCTTTTTTGGCATAAGAAAACCGCCGTCTCAGCGGCGGTTTTCATCAGTTTTTCGCGGATTATTTGATTAAGCCGGCGAAATATTTCAAGGTGCGGATTAATTGGTTGGTGTAAGACATTTCATTGTCATACCAAGCAACGGTTTTCACCAATTGTTTGCCGCCGACTTCCATCACTTTGGTTTGCGTGGCGTCAAAGAGCGAGCCGAATTCAGAGCCGATGATGTCGGATGAGACCAATTCTTCTTCGGTGTAGCCGTAAGATTCGTTGGCTGCGGCTTTCATCGCGGCATTGATTTCGTCTTTAGTGACGTTTTTCTCAAGCACGGATACCAATTCGGTTACAGAACCGGTCGCCACAGGCACACGTTGTGCCGCGCCGTCTAATTTACCGTTGAGTTCGGGGATAACCAGACCAATGGCTTTTGCCGCGCCGGTGCTGTTCGGCACGATGTTCATGGCGGCAGCGCGCGCACGACGTTTATCGCCTTTGCGGTGCGGCGCGTCAAGCGTCATTTGGTCGCCGGTGTAGGCGTGGATAGTAGTCATGATGCCGGTAACGATGCCGAATTTGTCGTTTAAGACTTTTGCCATCGGTGCTAAGCAGTTAGTGGTGCAAGAAGCGCCGGAAATGACGGTTTCGCTGCCGTCTAAGATGTCGTGGTTTACATTGAATACGATGGTTTTGATGTCATTGCCGCCCGGTGCAGAAATCACCACTTTTTTCGCGCCGGCTTGGATGTGTTGCTCGGCTTTGTCTTTACTGGTGAAGAAGCCTGTGCATTCCAATACTACATCAACGCCCAAATCGCCCCAAGGCAATTCGCTCGGGTTGGCATTAGAGAAGACTTTAATTGTTTTGCCATTGACAACGATGGCGTCGTCTTTCAGGGTTACTTCGCCTTTGAAACGGCCTTGCGTGGTGTCGTATTTGAACAAATGCACGAGCATGTCGGCAGGGGTGAGGTCATTGATAGCGACGACTTCCAAGCCTTCGACTTCTGTCATTTGACGTAATGCCAAGCGACCGATACGACCGAAACCATTGATTGCAACTTTAATACTCATTAAAAACTCCTGAGTGAGATGGGGTTGATTCGACGCGCATTCGCGTCGAGGCAGAAAGGCAGAGCCTTTGAACGGCGGATTATACCTTTCTCGTCGGATAATATTCAATAAGAAAAGCGGTTTAGAAATAAAACCGCTTGTTTTTTAGTAAATTTCCGTATTGTGATTTCACAGTTTATTCACAAAATCGGGGCTTAAGACGGGATTTCGCCGATGTCTTTGCGGTAGACCATACGCTCGAATTGGATTTTTTCCAATGCGCTGTAGGCCTGCGTGCGCGCTTTGCCAAGGTCGTCGCCGAGCGCGACCACGTTTAATACGCGTCCGCCGCTGCTAAGAAAACCGTTATCGACTTTTTTCGCGCCCGCGATAAAGACTTGGGCGAAGCAGCTGGCTTTTTCCACGCCGCTAATCGGCAATCCGACCGCGTATTCATTGGGATAACCGCCCGATGCCGCGACTAAGCATACGGCGTGTTTTGGCGACCATTGCAGTTCGATGTCCGCCAATTTGCCGTCGATGCAGGCTAAGACGGCGTCTAAAAGCGAGCTTTGCATCAGCGCCAGCACGGCTTGGGTTTCGGGATCGCCGAGGCGCATATTGTATTCGAGCAGGAATACGCCGCGTTCGTTGACCATCAAGCCGAAGAAGATAATGCCGGCGAATTGCAGTTGTTCGGCCTGAATGCCGCGCAGGGTCGGCAGCATGATGTCGTCGATAAAGGCTTGGTATTGCGTCGGCGTAAAGCTCGGATGCGGCGCTACGACGCCCATGCCCCCCGTGTTTTCGCCCTGATTGTATTCGCCGATGGTTTTATGGTCTTTGGCGCTTTTCAGCGGCACGATGTTTTTGCCGTCGCAAAGACTGAGGATAGAAACTTCAAATCCTTCTAAAAATTCTTCAATTACGATTTCCGTTCCCGCCGCGCCGAAGCGGTTTTTCAGCATAATATCGCGCACCGCTTTTTCGGCTTCGGCTTGGTTTTGGCAAATGATCACGCCTTTGCCCGCCGCCAAACCGCTGGCTTTGACCACCGTCGGATAGGGGCAGGTTTTCAGATAGGCAAGGGCTTGTTCGGCTTGATCGAAACTTTGGTAGGCGGCGGTTTTAACGCCGTATTTCTGCATAAATGCTTTGGCAAAGCGCTTGCTGCCCTCCAGCATCGCCGCCGCTTGATGCGGTCCGAAGATGTTCAAGCCGGCGGCTTGGAATCTGTCCACGATGCCGTCTACCAGCCATGCTTCCGAGCCGACGAAGGTCAGCCCGATATCGTTATTGCGCGCGAATTGCAGCAGGGCGTCGCTGTCTGTGAGGGCGAGATTTTCCGCGCGTTCCAGCGAGGCGGTGCCGCCGTTACCGGGCGCGACATAGATATGCGTGATGCGCGGCTCTTGCGCCAATTTCCAAGCGATGGCGTGTTCGCGTCCGCCGTTTCCGATGATAAGGGCTTTCATGGCTGTCCTTTTCTTTAAGTGGAAGAATGCGACATTTTACTGATTTTATGCGGCGATGAACATAGAGCTTGCCGAGTAAAAGGCGTATAATGCGCCGTTTTTTCAATGGATCGTTTATGGAATTAAATAGCACTTATGCCCATATTGACGCGCTGCTCGAGCGAGCGAAGGCGCTTCGGGGGTATCTTTGACTACGAGGGCAAATCCGAGCGTTTAGATGAGGTAAACCGCGAGCTGGAGCAGCCTGATGTGTGGAATAATCCCGATGAGGCGGCAAAGCTCAATCAAGAGCGGGTGTCGCTGGAGGCGGTGGTCAATAATCTCGACCACATCAATAGCGGTCTTATCGATACGCGCGAGATTATCGAGCTGGCGGAAGCGGCGGACGACGAAGGCATGGTCAATGAGGCTTTGCAAGATTTGCGCGGCTTGGAAGCGCAGATTGAGAGTTTGGAATTCCGCCGCATGTTTGCCGGCGAATTGGACGGTAACAATGCTTTCTTGGATATTCAGGCGGGTTCGGGCGGCACCGAGGCGCAGGATTGGGCGTCGATGCTTTTGCGTATGTATCTGCGCTGGGGCGAGACAAAAGGTTTTAAAACCGAATTGATTGAAGAATCCGCCGGCGATGTGGCGGGGATTAAATCCGCTACGATTCAATTTGAAGGCGAGTATGCCTACGGCTGGCTACGCACGGAAATCGGCGTGCATCGTTTGGTGCGCAAATCGCCTTTTGATTCCGGCAACCGTCGCCACACTTCTTTTGCGGCGGTGTTTGTGTCGCCGGAGATTGACGATAATGTGGAAATCGACATTAATCCGGCGGATTTGCGGATTGATGTTTACCGCGCTTCGGGCGCGGGCGGTCAGCACGTCAATAGAACGGAGTCGGCGGTGCGGATTACGCATTTGCCGACCAATATCGTGGTGCAGTCGCAAAACAGCCGCAGCCAGCATCAGAACAAAGACACTTGTATGCGGCAGTTGCGCGCCAAACTCTATGAATTGGAGATGAAAAAGCGCAGTGCCAGCGCGCAGGCGATGGAAGACAGCAAATCCGATATCGGCTGGGGGAATCAGATTCGTTCCTATGTGCTGGATCAGCAGCGCATTAAAGATTTGCGCACCGGCTATGAAACCAGCAATACGCAAGCCGTTTTAGACGGCGATTTGGATCCGTTTATTAAAGAAAGTTTGAAACAGGGAGTTGAGGCATGAGTGAGCAGCCCAATCACATCGCAGCAGATGAAAACAAATTAGTCGCCGAGCGCCGCCAGAAATTGCAAAAAATCCGCGACAGTCAGGCGGTGGCCTTTCCGAATGACGCGCGTCCCACTCATCAGGCACAAACCTTACATGCCGAGTATGACAACGCAGACGAAGCGGCATTGACGGCAGTCGGCGAGGTCAGCATTGCCGGGCGCATGATGGCAAAACGCATTATGGGCAAAGCGAGCTTTACTCAGTTGCAGGACGGTAGCGGTGCGCGTATGCAGGCTTATGTGGCGCGCGACGAATTGCCCGAGGGCGTATATGCCGATTTCAAAACTTGGGATGTGGGCGATATCGTCTTTTTACGCGGTTATTTATTTCGCACCCAGACCGGCGAGCTGACCATTCATGCGCGGGAAATCCGCTTGTTGGTGAAGTCTTTGCGTCCCTTACCTGAAAAATTCCACGGATTGACCGACCAAGAAACGCGTTACCGCCAACGCTATGTGGATTTGATTATGAACGCGCAGAGTCGCGAGGTTTTTGTCACGCGCTCAAAAATCATCAGTTATATCCGTCATTTCTTTGAAAATGAGGGTTTTTTAGAGGTTGAAACGCCGATGATGCACCCGATTCCGGGCGGCGCGGCGGCAAAGCCTTTCCAAACCCATCATAATACCTTGGACATGGATTTGTATCTGCGGATTGCGCCGGAATTGTATTTGAAACGCTTGGTGGTAGGCGGTTTGGAGCGGGTGTTTGAAATTAACCGTAATTTCCGCAATGAGGGGATTTCTACCCGCCATAATCCGGAATTTACCATGCTGGAATTTTATCAAGCCTATGCCGATTATGAGGATTTGATGAGTCTGAGCGAGAAACTGTTGCGCGGCTTGGCGCAGGAAGTCTTGGGCAATACGGCGGTGGATTATCAAGGCACTCTGATTGATTTTGGCAAAGACTTCACGCGATTGCCGATGCGCGAGGCGGTTAAGCAGTATTTGCCTGAGGCGGCGGAGATTTTAGACGACAAAGCGGCGATGGTCGCCTTGCTCAAATCACGCTTTAAAATTGATGCCAATGAAGCGATGGCGCAAGGACAATTGCTGACCCTGTTGTTTGAAGAAGGGGTAGAGCATCAATTGATTCAGCCGACCTTTATCACGCAATATCCGGCAGAAGTCTCGCCTTTGTCGCGCCGCAATGATGAAAATCCCGCGGTAACCGACCGTTTCGAGCTCTTTATCGGCGGACGCGAGATTGCCAACGGCTTCTCGGAGCTTAATGATGCCGAAGACCAAGCGGAACGTTTCAAAGCGCAGGTGGCGGCGAAAGATGCCGGCGACGACGAAGCTATGCATTATGACGGCGATTTCGTGCGCGCTTTGGAATACGGCTTGCCGCCCACCGCGGGACAGGGTATCGGCATCGACCGCTTGGTCATGCTGCTGACCAACAGCCCTTCGATTCGCGATGTCTTGTTATTCCCGCAAATGCGTCCCGAATAAACGCCGCGCTACAGAAAATTAACATTCTGTGCTCAGCTTTTGCCTAGAATGCGCGTTTTTCTGATGTAAAGAGTGAATATGAAAAAACTAAACAGTTTATTGACCGCCGCTGCGATGCTCTGCTTCTCGGCAGTGAGTATGGCGCAGGTAACCGAAGTGGTGCGCCTGCCGCCGCAGGGCGTTGATGTTATCGGCATGGTGCGCCAAGTGCAGGCGGGCGATCAAGATACCTTGCTCGATATCGGACGCCACTTTAATGTGGGTGGCGATGCGATGAGAAACGCCAATCCCGGCGTGGATTTCTGGTATCCCGGCGCCGGCAGCAATGTCTTGGTACCGACGCGCTATATTCTGCCCGATGTGCCGCGTGAGGGCATTGTGGTGAATTTGCCGGAAATGCGTCTGTATTATTTCGATAAACAGGCACAGACGGTGCGTGTCTATGCTATCGGTATCGGACGCGAAGGACGCGATACGCCGCTGGGCGTGCAGGCGATTACCGAAATGCGCCGCAATCCGACGTGGACGCCGCCGGCTTCGATTCGCGCCGAACATGCGGCGCAAGGGCATATTCTGCCGGCGGTGGTGCCGGCAGGGCCTGATAATCCTTTGGGTACGCGCGCGATGCGCCTGACCAATCCCAGTTATTTGATTCACGGCACCGCCAAGCCTTGGGGCGTGGGGATGCGCGTTTCTTCGGGCTGTATTCGTATGTATCCTGAGGGGGTGGAGGAATTGTTCGAGCT is a window from the Suttonella indologenes genome containing:
- the gap gene encoding type I glyceraldehyde-3-phosphate dehydrogenase, which encodes MSIKVAINGFGRIGRLALRQMTEVEGLEVVAINDLTPADMLVHLFKYDTTQGRFKGEVTLKDDAIVVNGKTIKVFSNANPSELPWGDLGVDVVLECTGFFTSKDKAEQHIQAGAKKVVISAPGGNDIKTIVFNVNHDILDGSETVISGASCTTNCLAPMAKVLNDKFGIVTGIMTTIHAYTGDQMTLDAPHRKGDKRRARAAAMNIVPNSTGAAKAIGLVIPELNGKLDGAAQRVPVATGSVTELVSVLEKNVTKDEINAAMKAAANESYGYTEEELVSSDIIGSEFGSLFDATQTKVMEVGGKQLVKTVAWYDNEMSYTNQLIRTLKYFAGLIK
- the purD gene encoding phosphoribosylamine--glycine ligase; translated protein: MKALIIGNGGREHAIAWKLAQEPRITHIYVAPGNGGTASLERAENLALTDSDALLQFARNNDIGLTFVGSEAWLVDGIVDRFQAAGLNIFGPHQAAAMLEGSKRFAKAFMQKYGVKTAAYQSFDQAEQALAYLKTCPYPTVVKASGLAAGKGVIICQNQAEAEKAVRDIMLKNRFGAAGTEIVIEEFLEGFEVSILSLCDGKNIVPLKSAKDHKTIGEYNQGENTGGMGVVAPHPSFTPTQYQAFIDDIMLPTLRGIQAEQLQFAGIIFFGLMVNERGVFLLEYNMRLGDPETQAVLALMQSSLLDAVLACIDGKLADIELQWSPKHAVCLVAASGGYPNEYAVGLPISGVEKASCFAQVFIAGAKKVDNGFLSSGGRVLNVVALGDDLGKARTQAYSALEKIQFERMVYRKDIGEIPS
- the prfB gene encoding peptide chain release factor 2 (programmed frameshift), which produces MELNSTYAHIDALLERAKALRGYLDYEGKSERLDEVNRELEQPDVWNNPDEAAKLNQERVSLEAVVNNLDHINSGLIDTREIIELAEAADDEGMVNEALQDLRGLEAQIESLEFRRMFAGELDGNNAFLDIQAGSGGTEAQDWASMLLRMYLRWGETKGFKTELIEESAGDVAGIKSATIQFEGEYAYGWLRTEIGVHRLVRKSPFDSGNRRHTSFAAVFVSPEIDDNVEIDINPADLRIDVYRASGAGGQHVNRTESAVRITHLPTNIVVQSQNSRSQHQNKDTCMRQLRAKLYELEMKKRSASAQAMEDSKSDIGWGNQIRSYVLDQQRIKDLRTGYETSNTQAVLDGDLDPFIKESLKQGVEA
- the lysS gene encoding lysine--tRNA ligase, coding for MSEQPNHIAADENKLVAERRQKLQKIRDSQAVAFPNDARPTHQAQTLHAEYDNADEAALTAVGEVSIAGRMMAKRIMGKASFTQLQDGSGARMQAYVARDELPEGVYADFKTWDVGDIVFLRGYLFRTQTGELTIHAREIRLLVKSLRPLPEKFHGLTDQETRYRQRYVDLIMNAQSREVFVTRSKIISYIRHFFENEGFLEVETPMMHPIPGGAAAKPFQTHHNTLDMDLYLRIAPELYLKRLVVGGLERVFEINRNFRNEGISTRHNPEFTMLEFYQAYADYEDLMSLSEKLLRGLAQEVLGNTAVDYQGTLIDFGKDFTRLPMREAVKQYLPEAAEILDDKAAMVALLKSRFKIDANEAMAQGQLLTLLFEEGVEHQLIQPTFITQYPAEVSPLSRRNDENPAVTDRFELFIGGREIANGFSELNDAEDQAERFKAQVAAKDAGDDEAMHYDGDFVRALEYGLPPTAGQGIGIDRLVMLLTNSPSIRDVLLFPQMRPE
- a CDS encoding L,D-transpeptidase family protein, with the translated sequence MKKLNSLLTAAAMLCFSAVSMAQVTEVVRLPPQGVDVIGMVRQVQAGDQDTLLDIGRHFNVGGDAMRNANPGVDFWYPGAGSNVLVPTRYILPDVPREGIVVNLPEMRLYYFDKQAQTVRVYAIGIGREGRDTPLGVQAITEMRRNPTWTPPASIRAEHAAQGHILPAVVPAGPDNPLGTRAMRLTNPSYLIHGTAKPWGVGMRVSSGCIRMYPEGVEELFELVGVGTKVNILKEEMKVGWFGDELYLEYHPPLEEDNISSEQAMYEAIDLVNRKAAQYGLTVEENVIRAVVNEATGMPVSVAYQRHGM